Proteins encoded by one window of Aliivibrio wodanis:
- the ftsB gene encoding cell division protein FtsB homolog, whose translation MRAFAILLLATLGWLQYTLWFGKNGMSDYAKVSNDVVLQEEVNQGLRNRNEQMFAEIDDLKKGLEAIEERARHELGMIKKGETFYRIIDNNSEG comes from the coding sequence ATGCGTGCATTTGCCATTTTATTATTGGCCACCCTAGGTTGGCTTCAATATACCTTATGGTTTGGAAAGAATGGGATGTCAGATTATGCAAAAGTGTCCAATGATGTCGTTTTACAAGAAGAAGTGAATCAAGGGTTGCGAAATCGTAATGAGCAAATGTTTGCTGAAATTGATGATCTGAAAAAAGGCTTAGAAGCGATAGAAGAACGTGCTCGACATGAGTTGGGAATGATAAAAAAAGGCGAAACATTTTATCGAATCATTGATAATAATAGTGAAGGGTAA
- the eno gene encoding enolase — protein sequence MSKIVKVLGREIIDSRGNPTVEAEVHLESGFVGMAAAPSGASTGSREALELRDGDKSRFLGKGVLKAIAAVNGPIAEALIGKDAKNQAEIDQIMIDLDGTENKANFGANAILAVSLANAKAAAAAKSMPLYAHIADLNGTPGVFSMPLPMMNIINGGEHADNNVDIQEFMIQPVGAKTLKEALRIGAEVFHNLAKVLKAKGLSTAVGDEGGFAPNLESNAAALAAIKEAVEAAGYELGKDVTLAMDCAASEFYNKEDGIYDLKGEGKKFTAEEFNHYLAGLVEQFPIVSIEDGLDESDWAGFKHQTELLGDKIQLVGDDLFVTNTKILARGIEEGITNSILIKFNQIGSLTETLAAIKMAKDAGFTAVISHRSGETEDATIADLAVGTAAGQIKTGSMSRSDRVAKYNQLIRIEEALGELAPFNGLKEVKGQ from the coding sequence ATGTCTAAGATCGTTAAAGTTCTAGGTCGTGAAATCATCGATTCTCGTGGTAACCCAACAGTTGAAGCTGAAGTTCACCTAGAAAGTGGTTTTGTAGGTATGGCTGCTGCTCCATCTGGCGCATCTACAGGTTCTCGTGAAGCTCTTGAGCTACGTGATGGCGACAAATCTCGTTTCCTAGGTAAAGGTGTTCTTAAAGCTATCGCTGCTGTAAATGGTCCAATCGCAGAAGCTCTAATCGGCAAAGATGCGAAAAACCAAGCTGAAATCGACCAAATCATGATCGATTTAGATGGCACAGAAAACAAAGCAAACTTTGGTGCTAACGCAATCCTTGCTGTTTCTCTAGCAAATGCAAAAGCTGCTGCAGCTGCTAAATCTATGCCTCTTTACGCTCACATTGCTGATCTAAACGGCACTCCTGGCGTATTCTCTATGCCTCTACCAATGATGAACATCATCAACGGTGGCGAGCACGCTGATAACAACGTTGATATCCAAGAATTCATGATTCAACCTGTTGGCGCTAAAACGCTTAAAGAAGCTCTACGCATCGGCGCAGAAGTTTTCCACAACCTAGCTAAAGTACTTAAAGCTAAAGGCCTAAGCACAGCAGTTGGTGATGAAGGTGGTTTCGCTCCTAACCTTGAGTCTAACGCTGCTGCACTAGCTGCAATCAAAGAAGCTGTTGAAGCTGCTGGTTACGAGCTAGGTAAAGACGTTACTCTTGCTATGGACTGTGCTGCTTCTGAGTTCTACAACAAAGAAGACGGTATCTACGACCTTAAAGGTGAAGGTAAGAAATTTACTGCTGAAGAATTCAACCATTACCTAGCTGGTCTTGTTGAGCAATTCCCAATCGTTTCTATCGAAGATGGTCTAGACGAGTCTGATTGGGCTGGCTTCAAGCACCAAACTGAACTTCTAGGTGACAAGATTCAACTAGTTGGTGACGATCTATTCGTTACAAATACTAAGATTCTTGCTCGTGGTATCGAAGAAGGCATCACTAACTCAATTCTTATCAAGTTCAACCAAATCGGTTCACTTACAGAGACTCTAGCTGCAATCAAGATGGCTAAAGATGCTGGTTTCACAGCAGTTATCTCTCACCGTTCTGGCGAAACTGAAGATGCAACAATTGCTGATCTAGCAGTTGGTACAGCAGCAGGTCAAATCAAAACTGGTTCTATGAGCCGTTCTGACCGTGTTGCTAAGTACAACCAACTAATCCGTATCGAAGAAGCTCTAGGTGAACTAGCGCCATTCAACGGTCTTAAAGAAGTTAAAGGTCAATAA
- the pyrG gene encoding CTP synthase, whose amino-acid sequence MTTNYIFVTGGVVSSLGKGIAAASLAAILEARGLKVTMMKLDPYINVDPGTMSPTQHGEVFVTEDGAETDLDLGHYERFIRTKMTKRNNFTAGRVYADVLRKERRGDYLGATIQVIPHITNAIKERVISGAEGHDIALVEVGGTVGDIESLPFMEAIRQLAVEIGREHTMFMHLTLVPYLGAAGELKTKPTQHSVKELLSIGIQPDILVCRSDRVIPANERKKIALFCNVQEKAVISMKDVDSIYKIPQLIKAQGTDELVCKRFGITAPEADLSEWEQVIYEEANPTGEVTIGMVGKYIELPDAYKSVNEALKHAGLKNRLNVTIKYVDSQDVESKGTEILEGLDAILVPGGFGDRGIEGKILAAQYARENAVPYLGICLGMQVALIEYARNVANMEGAHSSEFSKDTKFPVVGLITEWIDGEGKVEERTETSDLGGTMRLGSQLCHLAKGSKARELYGNATVEERHRHRYEVNNNLLPQLEKAGLKISGLSADKKLVEIIELPNHPWFVAAQFHPEFTSTPRDGHPLFEGFVKAAGENARGEFEK is encoded by the coding sequence ATGACGACGAATTACATTTTTGTAACTGGCGGGGTTGTATCCTCACTAGGTAAAGGTATTGCAGCAGCATCATTAGCAGCTATTCTTGAAGCTCGTGGCTTAAAAGTCACTATGATGAAGCTTGACCCATACATCAACGTTGATCCAGGCACAATGAGCCCAACTCAACACGGTGAAGTATTCGTCACGGAAGACGGCGCAGAAACTGATCTAGATTTAGGTCACTACGAGCGCTTCATCCGCACCAAAATGACTAAACGTAATAACTTTACGGCAGGTCGAGTATACGCAGACGTTTTACGTAAAGAACGTCGTGGTGACTACTTAGGTGCGACAATCCAAGTTATCCCTCACATTACGAATGCGATTAAAGAACGTGTTATCTCTGGCGCTGAAGGCCATGATATCGCACTCGTTGAAGTTGGTGGTACAGTTGGTGATATCGAATCTCTACCATTCATGGAAGCGATTCGTCAACTTGCTGTTGAGATAGGCCGTGAACATACAATGTTTATGCACCTAACTCTTGTGCCTTACTTAGGCGCTGCTGGTGAGCTTAAAACTAAGCCTACTCAGCACTCAGTAAAAGAACTTCTGTCTATTGGTATCCAGCCAGATATCTTAGTTTGTCGTTCTGATCGTGTTATCCCAGCAAACGAACGTAAGAAAATTGCTCTTTTTTGTAACGTACAAGAAAAAGCAGTTATCTCAATGAAAGACGTAGATTCAATCTACAAGATCCCACAACTTATTAAAGCACAAGGTACTGATGAGTTAGTATGTAAACGCTTTGGTATTACGGCTCCTGAAGCTGATCTTTCTGAGTGGGAACAAGTAATTTATGAAGAAGCGAACCCTACTGGTGAAGTTACTATCGGTATGGTTGGTAAATACATTGAATTACCAGACGCTTACAAGTCAGTAAATGAAGCATTAAAACATGCGGGCTTGAAAAACCGTCTAAATGTCACTATTAAATATGTAGACTCGCAAGATGTTGAGTCTAAAGGTACTGAAATCCTTGAAGGCTTAGATGCAATTCTAGTTCCTGGTGGTTTCGGTGACCGTGGTATTGAAGGTAAGATCCTTGCTGCTCAATACGCTCGTGAAAATGCAGTACCATATTTAGGGATCTGTCTGGGTATGCAAGTTGCGCTTATTGAATATGCGCGTAACGTTGCTAATATGGAAGGGGCTCACTCTTCTGAATTCTCTAAAGACACTAAATTCCCTGTTGTTGGTCTAATCACAGAGTGGATTGATGGTGAAGGTAAGGTTGAAGAGCGTACTGAGACATCAGATTTAGGCGGTACAATGCGCCTTGGTTCTCAGCTATGTCACCTTGCTAAAGGTTCTAAAGCTCGTGAGCTTTACGGTAACGCAACTGTTGAAGAGCGTCACCGTCACCGTTATGAAGTAAATAATAATTTACTTCCTCAGCTTGAAAAAGCCGGTCTTAAAATTTCTGGTCTATCAGCTGATAAGAAGCTTGTGGAAATTATTGAACTTCCTAACCACCCATGGTTTGTGGCTGCTCAATTCCACCCAGAATTCACATCAACCCCTCGTGATGGTCACCCATTATTTGAAGGTTTTGTTAAAGCAGCAGGTGAAAATGCTCGCGGTGAATTCGAAAAGTAA
- a CDS encoding MazG protein: MTVSNNLEQLLSIMTQLRDKESGCPWDRKQTFDSIIPHTLEETYEVVDAIHKKDWSNLKEELGDLLFQVVFYSQIAKEKQLFDFNDVLETLNEKLVRRHPHVFSDDVFSSEEEITANWDKVKKQERLEKEALDNESKEQQSILDSIPSALPGLLRANKIQKQCAKVGFDWDELQPVADKVSEEVAEVLEEARKNPRDEKKLEEELGDLLFATVNFSRHLGKNPEQALCKANDKFERRFRQIEANVAKKHKTLQECDLNELDSEWEKVKRSEQN; this comes from the coding sequence ATGACAGTTTCAAATAACCTTGAACAATTGCTTTCAATCATGACACAACTGCGTGACAAAGAATCTGGCTGCCCGTGGGATAGAAAGCAAACCTTTGATTCGATTATTCCTCATACCTTAGAAGAAACCTATGAAGTGGTGGACGCCATTCATAAAAAGGATTGGAGCAATTTAAAAGAAGAGTTAGGCGATTTATTGTTTCAAGTGGTTTTCTATTCTCAAATTGCCAAAGAAAAGCAGCTGTTTGATTTCAATGATGTACTTGAGACGTTAAATGAAAAATTAGTTCGTAGGCACCCCCATGTGTTCAGTGATGACGTGTTCTCATCAGAAGAAGAGATAACAGCGAATTGGGATAAAGTTAAGAAACAAGAACGGTTAGAAAAAGAAGCGTTAGATAATGAGTCAAAAGAACAGCAGAGCATCTTAGATTCGATTCCTAGTGCGTTACCTGGCTTATTACGAGCAAATAAGATTCAAAAGCAGTGTGCAAAGGTGGGTTTTGATTGGGATGAGTTGCAACCGGTTGCTGATAAGGTAAGCGAAGAGGTTGCAGAGGTGCTGGAAGAGGCACGAAAAAATCCACGAGATGAGAAGAAGCTTGAAGAAGAATTAGGAGATTTACTTTTTGCTACAGTAAATTTTTCTCGTCATTTAGGAAAAAATCCTGAACAAGCTTTATGCAAAGCAAATGATAAATTTGAACGTCGTTTTCGTCAAATTGAGGCGAACGTCGCTAAAAAACACAAAACTTTGCAGGAATGTGATTTAAATGAACTAGACTCAGAGTGGGAAAAAGTGAAACGAAGTGAGCAGAATTGA
- the flaF gene encoding flagellin subunit F, whose amino-acid sequence MSISVNTNISAMTAQRYLNNATTAQTDSMEKLSSGSKINSAADDASGLQISNRMTAQTRGLDVAVRNAHDGMSIAQTAEGAMKETTNVLQRLRDLSLQSANGSNTEADRQAMQEEVGSLTDELNRIAETTSFGGTRLINGEFGTKSFQIGADSGEAVAMTLNSMRADESTMGGKSYSAEEGRDVNWAVGKEGTQLNVQYNDKNGNEQKINITAKAGDDIEELATYINGQTNELSASVTEDGVLQVFMSGETISSPLEFSGSLANELKMGGESDDTVGSMDLTTVGGAQRSIDVIDAALEYVDSNRADLGAFQNRFESAIQNLTNINENITDSNSQIKDTDFAKETTTFTKSQILSQSSSSILAQAKQSPNMAMSLLG is encoded by the coding sequence ATGTCAATTTCAGTAAATACAAATATCTCAGCGATGACAGCACAGCGTTACTTAAATAATGCAACGACTGCTCAAACTGATTCAATGGAGAAATTGTCTTCAGGCTCAAAAATCAACAGCGCTGCTGATGACGCTTCTGGTCTTCAAATATCAAATCGTATGACAGCACAAACTCGTGGCTTAGACGTAGCAGTTCGCAATGCTCATGACGGTATGTCAATTGCACAAACGGCTGAAGGCGCGATGAAAGAAACAACTAACGTACTACAACGTTTACGTGATTTATCTCTTCAATCAGCAAATGGTTCAAACACTGAGGCTGATCGCCAAGCAATGCAAGAAGAAGTTGGTTCATTAACTGATGAGTTAAATCGTATTGCAGAGACTACATCATTTGGTGGAACACGCCTTATCAATGGTGAGTTTGGTACAAAATCTTTCCAAATTGGTGCCGACTCAGGTGAAGCGGTAGCAATGACACTAAATAGCATGCGTGCTGATGAGTCAACAATGGGTGGCAAATCTTACTCTGCTGAGGAAGGCCGTGATGTTAACTGGGCTGTAGGCAAAGAAGGCACTCAATTAAACGTTCAATATAATGACAAAAATGGTAACGAGCAAAAAATCAATATCACAGCAAAAGCAGGCGATGATATTGAAGAATTAGCGACTTACATTAATGGTCAAACTAATGAATTAAGTGCTTCAGTAACAGAAGATGGTGTACTTCAAGTATTCATGTCAGGTGAAACTATCTCTTCACCATTAGAGTTTAGTGGTTCTCTAGCCAATGAATTAAAAATGGGCGGTGAATCAGATGATACTGTTGGTTCAATGGACTTAACAACTGTTGGTGGCGCACAGCGCTCTATTGATGTTATTGATGCTGCCTTAGAGTATGTTGATAGTAACCGTGCTGATTTAGGTGCTTTCCAAAACCGTTTTGAAAGTGCGATTCAAAATTTAACGAACATCAATGAAAACATTACTGATTCAAATAGCCAAATCAAAGATACTGATTTTGCAAAAGAAACAACAACGTTTACTAAGAGCCAAATCTTAAGCCAATCAAGTTCTTCTATTTTGGCACAAGCGAAGCAATCGCCAAACATGGCAATGAGCTTATTAGGCTAA
- the relA gene encoding GTP pyrophosphokinase, whose protein sequence is MVAVRGAHLKENEEFELGEWITSLEQDKNTSKKLTEVYKQCEELVSSHEEGELLLWRGREMIEILITLSMDKPTLVAAQLFPLVSSGALDREALTENYSKEIEKLIDGVEEMDAIGQLNASVDAESASSQVDNIRRMLLAMVDDFRCVIIKLAERICNLREVKNEPDEVRRAAAKECNNLYAPLANRLGIGQLKWEIEDYSFRYQHPDTYKKIAKQLSERRIVREQYIDDFVTGLGDEMNEYNINAEVSGRPKHIYSIWRKMQKKSLAFDELFDVRAVRIIADKLQDCYAALGVVHTKFKHLPSEFDDYVANPKPNGYQSIHTVVLGPEGKTIEIQIRTKDMHEDSELGVAAHWKYKEGASSNSRSGYDEKITWLRKLLDWQEEMSDSGEMLDELRSQVFDDRVYAFTPRGDVIDLPMGATPLDFAYHIHSEVGHRCIGAKVAGRIVPFTHQLTMGDQVEIITQKEPNPSRDWLNPTLGFVNSGRARAKINAWFRKQSREKNLDAGKEILEVELAKIGGTLKDAERYALKRFNVNSTDELFAGVGSGDLRINQVINHINALINKPTAEQEDQKALEQLQESEAKAQAHVQAQNKKRNDAVVVEGVDNLMTHLARCCQPIPGDPIAGYITQGRGISVHRSDCDQLNELRHHAAERIIDTVWGSGFEGSYILTLRVTAMDRSGLLKDLTTLFTNEKVKVSSMKSRNDYKKQLTIMDFDLEVFNADILGRLITRVEQVKDIMEAIRLS, encoded by the coding sequence ATGGTCGCAGTTCGCGGAGCACATCTTAAGGAAAATGAAGAGTTCGAGTTAGGTGAATGGATCACCAGCCTTGAACAAGATAAAAACACCTCAAAAAAACTGACAGAGGTGTATAAGCAATGTGAAGAGTTAGTCTCATCCCATGAAGAAGGGGAACTCTTGTTATGGCGTGGTCGAGAGATGATTGAAATATTGATCACTTTAAGCATGGACAAGCCAACGCTCGTTGCTGCTCAGTTATTCCCTTTAGTTTCATCAGGTGCTTTAGATAGAGAAGCTTTAACTGAGAACTATAGTAAGGAAATTGAAAAATTGATCGATGGCGTTGAAGAGATGGACGCTATTGGTCAGCTAAATGCTTCTGTAGATGCAGAATCAGCGTCGTCTCAGGTGGATAACATTCGTCGAATGTTACTTGCCATGGTGGATGACTTTCGTTGTGTGATCATAAAATTAGCGGAGCGTATCTGTAATTTACGTGAAGTGAAAAATGAACCTGATGAAGTTCGTCGTGCAGCGGCTAAAGAGTGTAATAATCTATATGCACCTCTAGCAAACCGTTTAGGGATTGGTCAGTTGAAATGGGAAATTGAAGATTACTCCTTCCGTTACCAGCACCCTGACACTTATAAGAAAATAGCCAAGCAGCTATCAGAGCGACGAATTGTTCGTGAGCAGTATATTGATGATTTTGTTACCGGTTTAGGCGATGAAATGAATGAATATAATATAAATGCTGAAGTGAGCGGACGGCCGAAACACATTTACAGCATCTGGCGCAAGATGCAGAAAAAGAGCTTAGCATTTGATGAGCTATTTGATGTGCGTGCGGTTCGTATTATTGCCGATAAATTGCAAGATTGTTATGCCGCTCTTGGTGTTGTTCATACTAAATTCAAGCATTTACCAAGCGAGTTTGATGACTATGTCGCTAATCCTAAACCCAATGGTTATCAATCGATCCATACCGTAGTATTAGGGCCAGAAGGCAAAACCATTGAAATCCAGATCCGCACTAAGGATATGCACGAAGACTCCGAGCTAGGGGTAGCCGCGCACTGGAAATACAAAGAAGGTGCTTCAAGTAATAGCCGTAGTGGCTATGATGAAAAAATCACTTGGTTACGTAAGTTGCTTGATTGGCAAGAAGAGATGTCAGACTCAGGTGAAATGCTGGATGAATTACGAAGCCAAGTATTTGATGACCGAGTGTATGCCTTTACTCCACGTGGTGATGTGATTGATCTTCCTATGGGCGCAACACCATTAGATTTTGCCTACCATATTCACTCAGAAGTGGGGCATCGTTGTATCGGTGCAAAAGTGGCTGGACGAATAGTGCCATTTACGCATCAGCTTACTATGGGGGATCAGGTAGAGATTATTACCCAAAAAGAGCCTAATCCGTCGAGAGATTGGTTAAACCCAACATTAGGTTTTGTTAATTCTGGTCGCGCTCGTGCAAAGATCAATGCGTGGTTTAGAAAACAGAGTCGTGAGAAGAACCTTGATGCAGGTAAAGAGATCCTAGAAGTTGAGTTGGCTAAAATTGGTGGTACATTGAAAGATGCAGAGAGATATGCTCTGAAACGTTTTAATGTAAATTCAACTGATGAGCTCTTTGCGGGTGTTGGTAGTGGTGATTTACGTATTAACCAAGTGATTAATCATATTAATGCGTTAATCAATAAGCCAACGGCAGAGCAAGAAGATCAAAAAGCACTAGAACAATTGCAAGAGTCTGAAGCCAAAGCACAAGCTCATGTTCAAGCACAAAATAAGAAACGTAATGATGCGGTTGTTGTTGAAGGTGTCGATAACTTAATGACACACCTTGCTCGTTGTTGTCAGCCAATCCCTGGAGATCCAATCGCTGGTTATATTACTCAAGGCCGTGGTATCTCGGTTCACCGCAGTGATTGTGATCAGCTTAATGAACTGCGTCACCATGCAGCAGAGCGTATTATCGATACCGTTTGGGGTAGTGGCTTTGAGGGATCTTACATATTAACCCTACGTGTGACAGCAATGGATCGTTCTGGCTTATTGAAAGATCTAACCACACTATTTACTAATGAAAAAGTAAAAGTTTCGAGTATGAAGAGTAGAAATGATTACAAGAAACAATTGACGATTATGGATTTTGATTTAGAAGTGTTTAACGCTGATATTCTTGGGCGATTAATTACTCGAGTTGAACAAGTAAAAGATATCATGGAGGCTATTCGCTTATCTTAA
- the rumA gene encoding 23S rRNA (uracil-5-)-methyltransferase RumA yields MAQFFKAKKKSSVNTKHQSVDVVRLDHNGAGIAFVDKKPVFIEGALPEEKAIIQFIEQKKQYSRAKLIKLIEKSSKRQEEICQYYHECGGCNLQHLQHDEQIVAKNIKLKELMQKQGVERCEMVDPIVGDDKGYRRRARISLMFNKQTNQLDFGFRKKQSKAIVNVRHCPVLVNELDQHLTSLYELLNSFKSKKQLGHVELVQADNGSVLLIRHLADFNKTDHQALISYCEERDLILYLMPESDVLNHVHGEDPYYLIDGAKIYFTPKDFIQVNGDVNKKMVHQALSWLALKENDTVLDLFCGLGNFSLPLAQKVQSVVGIEGVDEMVQRAQSNAKRYSLDNVTFYQANLEESIDDQVWASTKFTKILLDPARAGAAGVMQTVAKLKPQTVVYVSCNPATLARDSQLLIQHGYKLTRLGMLDMFPHTGHLESMALFER; encoded by the coding sequence ATGGCGCAGTTCTTCAAAGCGAAAAAAAAATCTTCAGTAAACACAAAGCATCAGTCTGTGGATGTGGTTCGGTTAGATCATAACGGCGCAGGCATTGCGTTTGTGGATAAAAAGCCAGTGTTTATTGAAGGTGCTTTACCTGAAGAAAAGGCCATTATTCAATTTATTGAACAAAAGAAACAATATTCCCGAGCTAAATTAATTAAATTGATAGAAAAGAGCTCTAAACGTCAAGAAGAAATTTGTCAGTATTATCATGAATGTGGTGGTTGTAATCTACAGCATCTTCAACATGATGAACAAATCGTAGCAAAGAATATTAAGCTGAAAGAGCTAATGCAAAAGCAAGGGGTTGAGCGCTGCGAAATGGTTGATCCTATTGTTGGTGATGATAAAGGTTATCGCCGTCGAGCACGTATTAGTTTGATGTTTAATAAACAAACGAATCAGCTCGATTTTGGTTTTCGTAAGAAGCAAAGCAAAGCAATTGTAAATGTTCGCCATTGCCCAGTATTAGTGAACGAACTTGATCAACATCTAACGTCACTTTATGAATTACTGAATTCATTTAAATCGAAAAAGCAGTTAGGGCATGTAGAGTTAGTTCAAGCAGATAATGGCAGTGTATTGTTGATCCGTCATTTGGCAGATTTTAATAAAACCGATCATCAAGCATTAATATCTTATTGTGAAGAGCGTGATTTGATCTTGTATTTAATGCCGGAGTCAGATGTCTTAAATCATGTTCATGGCGAAGACCCATATTATCTTATTGATGGTGCTAAAATTTACTTTACTCCAAAAGACTTTATTCAAGTTAATGGTGATGTGAATAAAAAAATGGTGCATCAAGCCCTTTCTTGGCTAGCTCTCAAAGAAAATGACACGGTATTAGACCTATTCTGTGGCTTAGGTAATTTTAGTCTGCCTTTAGCCCAAAAAGTACAAAGCGTAGTCGGCATTGAAGGTGTTGATGAAATGGTGCAACGCGCTCAATCAAATGCAAAAAGATATTCGCTAGATAATGTCACGTTTTATCAAGCAAATTTAGAAGAAAGTATTGATGACCAAGTGTGGGCAAGCACAAAGTTTACAAAGATTTTACTCGATCCTGCTAGAGCAGGGGCTGCAGGAGTGATGCAAACTGTGGCAAAATTGAAACCTCAAACCGTAGTTTACGTATCGTGCAACCCAGCAACACTTGCACGCGATAGCCAATTACTTATTCAACACGGTTACAAGCTTACTAGGCTAGGAATGCTTGATATGTTCCCACACACAGGACATTTAGAATCTATGGCATTATTTGAGCGATAA